In Canis lupus dingo isolate Sandy chromosome 32, ASM325472v2, whole genome shotgun sequence, the following are encoded in one genomic region:
- the TIGD2 gene encoding tigger transposable element-derived protein 2, with product MLGKRKRVVLTIKDKLDIIKKLEEGISFKKLSVVYGIGESTVRDIKKNKERIINYANSSDPTSGVSKRKSMKSSTYEELDRVMIEWFNQQKTDGIPVSGTICAKQAKFFFDALGMEGDFNASSGWLTRFKQRHGIPKAAGKGTKLKGDETAASEFCGNFQEFVERENLQPEQIYGADQTGLFWKCLPSRTLALETEQNTSGYRSSRERIIIMCCANATGLHKLNLCVVGKAKKPRAFKGADLSNLPVTYFSQKSAWIEHSVFRQWFEKYFVPQVQKHLKSQGLLEKAVLLLDFPPAHPNEELLSSDDGRIIVKYLPPNVTSLIQPMSQGVLATVKRYYRAGLLQKYMGEGNDPKMFWKNLTVLDAIYEVSRAWNMVKSNTITKAWKKLFPSNEENSGMNIDEGAILAANLATVLQNTEDCEHVDIENIDQWFDSRSNDSSCQVLTDSESAEDQAKPAEQKHSNKTRKAELNPEKHISHKAALEWTENLLDYLEQQDDMLLSDKLVLRRLRTIIRRKQKIQNNKSH from the coding sequence ATGTTGGGGAAACGTAAGCGTGTGGTGTTGACAATTAAGGACAAGCTTGACATTATCAAGAAACTTGAGGAAGGCATCTCTTTCAAAAAGCTTTCTGTGGTGTATGGAATTGGTGAATCCACAGTTCGtgatattaaaaagaacaaagaaagaataataaactaTGCAAACAGTTCTGATCCTACCAGTGGGGTATCCAAACGTAAATCAATGAAGTCTTCAACATATGAGGAACTGGATAGGGTTATGATAGAGTGGTTTAACCAACAGAAAACAGATGGGATTCCAGTGTCTGGAACAATTTGTGCAAAACAAGCCAAATTCTTTTTTGATGCTCTGGGGATGGAAGGTGATTTTAATGCGTCATCTGGCTGGCTAACTCGATTTAAGCAGCGCCATGGTATTCCAAAGGCTGCTGGTAAAGGGACAAAGTTAAAAGGAGATGAAACTGCTGCCAGTGAATTTTGTGGTAACTTTCAGGaatttgttgagagagagaatctacaACCAGAGCAAATTTATGGTGCTGATCAAACTGGATTGTTCTGGAAGTGTCTACCATCAAGGACATTAGCTCTTGAAACTGAGCAAAATACTTCTGGTTATAGgtcaagcagagagagaatcattATTATGTGTTGTGCAAATGCCACCGGTTTACACAAACTTAATCTTTGTGTTGtgggaaaagcaaaaaaaccccGTGCATTCAAAGGAGCTGACCTTTCAAACCTTCCTGTCACTTATTTCAGTCAAAAAAGTGCATGGATAGAACATTCTGTTTTCAGACAGTGGTTTGAAAAATACTTTGTGCCACAGGTACAGAAGCATTTGAAGTCTCAGGGGCTTCTAGAAAAAGCAGTGCTGCTTTTGGATTTTCCCCCTGCACATCCAAATGAAGAATTATTGAGTTCAGATGATGGTAGaataattgtgaaatatttgCCACCAAATGTCACAAGTCTAATTCAACCTATGAGTCAGGGAGTTCTAGCCACAGTAAAAAGATACTACCGAGCAGGACTTCTCCAGAAATACATGGGTGAAGGAAATGACCCAAAAATGTTTTGGAAGAACTTGACAGTGTTGGATGCAATTTATGAAGTATCAAGAGCTTGGAACATGGTAAAATCAAATACCATAACCAAAGCATGGAAAAAACTTTTCCCTAGCAATGAAGAGAATTCAGGCATGAACATTGATGAAGGGGCCATTTTAGCAGCTAACTTAGCAACAGTTTTACAGAATACAGAAGACTGTGAACATGTTGACATTGAGAATATTGATCAGTGGTTTGACTCTCGGAGTAATGACTCAAGCTGTCAGGTGCTAACTGACAGTGAAAGTGCTGAGGACCAGGCCAAGCCTGCTGAACAAAAGCACTCCAATAAGACTAGGAAAGCAGAACTGAATCCAGAGAAGCATATTAGCCATAAAGCTGCCCTTGAATGGACCGAGAATTTACTGGATTATTTAGAACAACAAGATGACATGCTTTTGTCTGATAAACTGGTATTACGGAGGCTTCGAACGATaataaggagaaaacagaaaatccaaaataacaaAAGTCATTAA